The following are from one region of the Pseudazoarcus pumilus genome:
- a CDS encoding GtrA family protein: MPKVSREFSAYFACSAAALGVDYATYWTVARNTAASLEWAAVIGYGVGMVVAYALLIRFVFPQGWLRSRRKLEATLFALTGLLGLLLTYVSVALVVSLLGEHLHTAKIVAAGVSFTGVFVVRKLVVFRSEALNHNAP, encoded by the coding sequence ATGCCCAAAGTTTCGCGCGAATTCTCCGCTTACTTCGCGTGCAGTGCGGCCGCCTTGGGTGTCGACTACGCCACATACTGGACCGTCGCACGCAACACTGCCGCCAGCCTGGAGTGGGCAGCCGTGATCGGCTATGGGGTGGGCATGGTCGTCGCCTACGCGCTGCTCATCCGGTTCGTTTTCCCGCAAGGATGGTTGCGCAGCCGGCGCAAGCTCGAAGCCACGCTGTTCGCCCTCACCGGACTTTTGGGGCTGCTGCTGACCTATGTCTCGGTGGCGCTGGTCGTATCTCTGCTGGGAGAACACCTGCATACCGCCAAGATCGTCGCGGCCGGCGTCAGTTTCACCGGGGTCTTCGTCGTGCGCAAACTGGTGGTTTTCCGCTCCGAAGCACTCAACCACAACGCCCCCTGA
- a CDS encoding ABC transporter ATP-binding protein — MTWPPSMFATGWRDIRHLARITFRLLDGGQKRRFWLVSVWAGLFSLLEMLVAAMVIPYVQCLGGQCSPVVADIAAPTGLGEIPFLTMLLFAMITLKLAVEAGLAWRTAGLAQEVQRSTVMRLLSAYMHLGWKTFHSRNRAHYYRRCASTAVEAAATCQQVMAIVSSSLVIALLTALMIWQNPPVALALIAGFALVNMVTQHLISAAQKRAALERENALHRWNTGMAEAFASFREIRTYGTEGLFLQHVSDATDRLATTNRSLSFLPALPRLVMDFGVLAVLLSVVTLWLNLGRPIGGLLPHLVFYAVVARTLLPAMMILGKNRAEARASSLNIELVLQELDEADRARVERIGVPVTPSDTSCFVLDNVCFRHERDAAPLLDRISATFPHPSWTAITGPSGAGKSTLLELLCGIHQPDSGEVRHAWVVRESAEAPHIALVPQHVALLDASIADNIVFGFDAGERARVEQALRLACLDDVVRDLPDGIDSPVGADGLSLSGGQRQRLAIARALYRKPDLLLIDEATSGLDRDTEARLFDNLRRWRPMMSVIAISHRTETLAVFDRRYDLQSGALREFSSHRL; from the coding sequence GCGCCGCTTCTGGCTGGTATCCGTCTGGGCTGGCCTGTTCTCGCTGCTCGAGATGCTGGTCGCCGCCATGGTGATCCCCTACGTGCAGTGCCTGGGCGGCCAGTGCAGCCCCGTTGTCGCGGACATCGCCGCGCCGACCGGGCTGGGGGAGATTCCCTTCCTGACCATGCTGCTGTTCGCGATGATCACGCTCAAGCTGGCCGTCGAGGCGGGGCTCGCCTGGCGCACCGCCGGGCTGGCGCAGGAGGTGCAGCGCAGCACCGTCATGCGCCTTCTGTCAGCCTACATGCACCTGGGATGGAAGACCTTCCACTCGCGCAACCGCGCCCACTACTACCGGCGCTGCGCTTCCACCGCGGTGGAAGCGGCGGCCACCTGCCAGCAGGTCATGGCAATCGTCTCGTCGAGCCTCGTCATCGCGCTGCTGACCGCGCTCATGATCTGGCAGAACCCACCTGTCGCGCTGGCCCTGATCGCGGGCTTCGCACTGGTCAACATGGTCACGCAGCACCTCATTTCGGCCGCCCAGAAAAGAGCCGCCCTGGAGCGCGAGAACGCCCTCCATCGCTGGAATACCGGCATGGCCGAAGCCTTCGCCTCGTTTCGCGAAATTCGCACCTACGGTACGGAAGGGCTGTTCCTGCAACACGTCTCCGACGCAACGGACCGCCTCGCCACCACCAACCGCTCGCTGAGCTTTCTCCCCGCACTGCCCCGGTTGGTCATGGATTTCGGCGTACTCGCCGTGCTGCTGTCGGTGGTTACGCTGTGGCTCAACCTCGGACGTCCCATCGGCGGCCTGCTGCCACACCTCGTGTTCTACGCGGTGGTGGCGCGCACGCTGCTTCCCGCGATGATGATTCTAGGCAAGAACCGCGCGGAGGCCCGCGCATCTTCGCTGAACATCGAACTGGTTCTGCAGGAACTCGACGAGGCCGACCGGGCCCGGGTCGAGCGGATCGGCGTGCCGGTGACACCGTCCGATACGTCATGCTTCGTCCTCGACAACGTCTGCTTTCGTCACGAGCGCGACGCCGCTCCGCTGCTCGACCGCATCTCGGCGACTTTCCCTCACCCGTCCTGGACCGCCATCACCGGCCCTTCGGGTGCGGGCAAATCTACGCTGCTCGAACTGCTGTGCGGCATCCATCAGCCCGACTCCGGCGAAGTACGCCACGCCTGGGTAGTGCGCGAGAGCGCCGAGGCGCCGCACATTGCCCTCGTACCCCAACACGTCGCGCTGCTCGACGCCAGCATCGCTGACAACATTGTGTTCGGATTCGACGCGGGCGAGCGGGCGCGCGTCGAACAGGCGCTGCGCCTGGCCTGCCTGGACGACGTGGTTCGCGACCTGCCGGACGGCATCGACAGCCCGGTCGGGGCCGACGGGCTGAGCCTCTCCGGCGGTCAGCGCCAGCGCCTTGCGATCGCCCGTGCGCTCTACCGCAAGCCCGACCTTCTGCTCATCGACGAAGCCACCTCGGGCCTCGACCGCGACACTGAAGCCCGCCTCTTCGACAACCTGCGCCGCTGGCGGCCAATGATGAGCGTCATCGCCATCTCGCACCGCACGGAGACGCTCGCGGTCTTCGATCGTCGCTATGATCTGCAGTCAGGTGCGCTGCGTGAGTTCTCTTCCCACCGCCTCTGA
- a CDS encoding FAD-dependent oxidoreductase: MPSSVAVIGAGPAGLTAALQLARRGIDVEVFEAGPHVGGMSRSFDLWGQRVDIGPHRFYSSDPRVNGFWLDIMGRDYCMVERLTRIYYRNRFFDYPLKPFNALKGLGPMEAARCLASYAVVKLRPPAHTDNFEAWVTKRFGARLYEIFFKSYSEKLWGIPCDQLDSDFATQRIKNFSLFEAVKSALIGRRGKKHKTLIDQFAYPLRGAGEVYERMHASLAALGVLVHLETPITGLQTAHHGADTPAISFPDGNVRRFDHIVSTMPLTRLVEGLSAPADVLRHARALTFRNTILVYLRVSGANPFPDQWIYVHSAGLKTGRITNFSNWSPTINAGQTDTILCMEYWCNDDDPFWRTADDELVILATREIHATGLVAEGLVRDGMVMRVPKSYPVYAQDYKSHLKPIQEFLDDQRGITAIGRYGAFKYNNQDHSILMGLLAAENITGEASHDLWALNTDYEYQESATITATGLSRD, encoded by the coding sequence ATGCCCTCATCCGTTGCCGTGATCGGCGCCGGCCCGGCCGGCCTGACGGCCGCCCTGCAACTCGCCCGTCGCGGAATCGACGTCGAAGTCTTCGAGGCCGGCCCCCACGTCGGGGGCATGTCGCGCAGCTTCGACTTGTGGGGGCAGCGCGTGGACATTGGCCCGCACCGTTTCTACAGCAGCGATCCGCGCGTCAACGGTTTCTGGCTGGACATCATGGGGCGCGACTACTGCATGGTCGAGCGGCTCACCCGCATCTACTACCGCAACCGCTTCTTCGACTATCCACTCAAGCCCTTCAATGCATTGAAAGGTCTGGGGCCGATGGAAGCCGCCCGCTGTCTGGCGAGCTACGCCGTGGTCAAACTGCGTCCGCCAGCCCACACGGACAACTTCGAAGCCTGGGTCACGAAACGCTTCGGTGCGCGCCTCTACGAAATCTTCTTCAAGTCCTACAGCGAAAAACTGTGGGGCATCCCGTGCGACCAGCTGGATTCCGACTTCGCCACCCAGCGCATCAAGAACTTCTCGCTGTTCGAGGCCGTTAAATCGGCGCTCATCGGTCGTCGCGGCAAAAAGCACAAGACGCTCATCGATCAGTTCGCCTATCCGCTACGCGGTGCCGGTGAAGTCTACGAGCGCATGCATGCTTCACTGGCCGCACTTGGTGTGCTCGTGCATCTCGAAACGCCCATCACCGGCCTTCAGACCGCTCACCACGGCGCTGACACGCCGGCGATCAGCTTCCCGGACGGCAACGTGCGCAGGTTCGACCACATCGTTTCCACCATGCCACTTACCCGGCTCGTGGAGGGGCTGAGCGCACCGGCGGACGTACTGCGCCACGCGAGGGCACTGACATTCCGCAACACGATTCTGGTCTACCTTCGCGTCAGCGGCGCAAATCCGTTCCCGGATCAATGGATCTACGTGCATTCGGCCGGCCTGAAGACCGGGCGAATCACCAACTTCAGCAACTGGTCGCCGACAATCAATGCCGGCCAGACCGACACCATCCTGTGCATGGAATACTGGTGCAACGACGACGACCCGTTCTGGCGCACGGCAGATGACGAACTTGTGATCCTGGCCACCCGGGAGATCCACGCCACGGGGCTTGTCGCCGAAGGCCTGGTGCGCGATGGCATGGTGATGCGCGTACCCAAGTCGTACCCGGTCTACGCGCAGGACTACAAATCGCACCTGAAGCCCATCCAGGAATTCCTTGACGACCAGCGCGGCATCACCGCGATCGGACGCTACGGCGCCTTCAAGTACAACAACCAGGACCACAGCATCCTGATGGGCCTGCTCGCCGCCGAGAACATCACCGGCGAGGCCTCACACGATCTGTGGGCGCTCAACACCGACTACGAATACCAGGAGTCGGCCACCATCACCGCCACCGGGCTTTCTCGAGACTGA